A window of the Trichoderma asperellum chromosome 6, complete sequence genome harbors these coding sequences:
- a CDS encoding uncharacterized protein (EggNog:ENOG41): protein MAMIYAMASRVIVWIGESEDNSDQALEEIHKSTDEQPTENHGEIRRAVIKLLLLPWFRRIWVLQEVAAARNVVILCGSTEIDGYVFCIGVNALKLTYQDNPGLGNLIRTATYLIRRTGFWPKKATSESRIFSLNIGLLSELIDMYHGREASDPRDKIYALLGMSSNSYSLTPDYNITWQTLFERVIRHIICKQVSVTTWHDREVAVIKSKGCALGYISSVKSDTTWDYKQHIIILCKE from the exons ATGGCAATGATTTATGCTATGGCTAGTCGTGTGATTGTTTGGATAGGGGAATCGGAGGACAATAGCGACCAAGCGCTTGAAGAAATACACAAAAGCACAGACGAGCAACCAACTGAAAATCACGGAGAAATTCGAAGAGCAGTCATTAAGCTGCTATTACTGCCATGGTTCAGACGCATTTGG GTCCTCCAAGAAGTTGCCGCAGCCCGAAATGTCGTTATCCTATGTGGCTCTACGGAGATAGATGGATATGTGTTCTGCATAGGAGTCAACGCACTAAAACTCACCTATCAAGACAATCCAGGCTTAGGGAATTTAATCCGTACTGCAACTTACCTAATACGACGCACGGGCTTCTGGCCCAAAAAAGCAACTAGCGAGTCAAGAATATTCTCGCTCAACATAGGTCTTCTAAGCGAGCTGATAGATATGTATCATGGCAGAGAAGCTTCTGATCCCCGTGACAAAATCTATGCTTTGCTTGGGATGAGCTCAAATAGCTATAGCTTGACTCCCGACTATAATATCACATGGCAAACACTCTTTGAACGAGTTATCAGGCATATTATTTGCAAGCAAGTATCAGTAACAACTTGGCACGATAGAGAGGTGGCAGTAATCAAGAGCAAAGGTTGCGCTCTTGGGTATATTTCCTCAGTTAAAAGTGATACTACTTGGGATTACAAACAGcatattattatattgtGCAAAGAATAG